The Hippoglossus hippoglossus isolate fHipHip1 chromosome 21, fHipHip1.pri, whole genome shotgun sequence genome contains a region encoding:
- the LOC117755180 gene encoding tripartite motif-containing protein 16-like, with protein sequence MAQQENQRDRERFCCSICLDLLKDPVTTVCGHSYCLSCINTHWDKEEERGSYSCPQCRQTFTPRPVLGKSTMLADSLEELKKTGLQAAPADHCYAGPEDVACDVCTGRKLKALKSCLVCLASYCEKHLQPHLQSAPFKKHKLVEPSEKLQENICSRHDEVMKIFCRTDQQCICYLCSMDEHKDHDTVSAAAERTERQRELGLRRQTIQQRLQDTEKDVKLLQQEEEAVNGSADKAVKDSEKIFTELIRLLEKRSSDVKQQIRSQEVTEVSRVRELQERLEQEITELKRKDHELKQLSDTEDHNQFLHNYPSLSPLSESTHSSSIRIRPLRYFEDVTAAVSQVRGRLQDILSETETEILQIVSQVDVLLPQPEPETRADFLKYSQEITLDPNTANRLLLLSEGNRKVTRMSEDQSYSDHPDRFTDRWQVLSRESLTGRCYWEVEVEEGLGVFRGGAVHVAVTYKNISRAGNSDKCGFGCNDKSWSLVCYENSCNFYYNRIMTPVSGPVSSRVGVYLDHSAGVLSFYSVSDTMTLLHRVQTTFTQPLYAGVAVGYGSTAEFCKLK encoded by the coding sequence atggcgcagcaagaaaatcaacgggacagagaaagattctgctgttcgatctgtctggatctactgaaggatccggtgactactgtctgtggacacagctactgtctgagctgtattaacacccactgggacaaagaggaggagagaggaagctacagctgccctcagtgtagacagaccttcacaccgaggcctgtcctggggaaaagcaccatgttagctgattcactggaggagctgaagaagactggactccaagctgctcctgctgatcactgctatgctggacctgaagatgtggcctgtgacgtctgcactgggagaaaactgaaagctctcaagtcctgtttggtttgtttggcctcttattgtgaaaaacacctccagcctcatcttcagtcagctccatttaagaagcacaagctggtggagccctcggagaagctccaggagaacatctgctctcgtcacgatgaggtgatgaagatattctgccgcactgatcagcagtgtatctgttatctctgctctatggatgaacataaagaccacgacacagtgtcagctgcagcagaaaggactgagaggcagagagagctcgggctgaggagacaaacaatccagcagagactccaggacacagagaaagatgtgaagctgcttcaacaggaggaggaggccgtcaatggctctgctgataaagcagtgaaggacagtgagaagatcttcactgagctgatccgtctgctggagaaaagaagctctgatgtgaagcagcagatcagatcccaggaggtaactgaagtgagtcgagtcagagagcttcaggagagactggagcaggagatcactgagctgaagaggaaagaccatgaactgaagcagctctcagacacagaggatcacaaccagtttctacacaactacccctcactgtcaccactcagtgaatctacacactcatccagcatcaggatccgtcctctgaggtactttgaggacgtgacagcagctgtgtcccaggtcagaggtcgactacaggacattctgagtgagacagagacagagattttacagattgtgtctcaagtggatgttttactgccacaaccagagccagagaccagagctgacttcttaaaatattcacaggaaatcacactggatccaaacacagcaaacagacttctgttattatctgagggaaacagaaaagtaacacgTATGAGTGAAGATCAGTCTTATTctgatcacccagacagattcactgataGGTGgcaggtcctgagtagagagagtctgactggacgttgttactgggaggtggaggtggaggaggggttggGGGTGTTCAGAGGAGGAGCAGTTcatgtagcagtcacatacaagaatatcagcagagcaggaaactcaGATAAATGTGGATTTGGAtgcaatgataaatcttggtcattagTTTGTTATGAAAACAGTTGtaacttttattacaacagGATCAtgactccagtgtcaggtcctgtgtcctccagagtaggagtgtacctggatcacagtgcaggtgttctgtccttctacagcgtctctgacaccatgactctcctccacagagtccagaccacattcactcagcctctctatgctggagttgcGGTTGGTTATggatccacagctgagttctgtaaactcaaatag